In the Treponema maltophilum ATCC 51939 genome, CGCTGATGCCGGTGCCTTGATTATGAAAAGTCCCGACGGAAAGCCGCAAAACGGAAAACCGCAAAATACCGGCGCCCTTGCCGAAAAAGCGCGCCTGCTTCATCTTCGCGCGCGCACGCTTTCGGACAGTTTTCATTCGGGTTCTTCGCGTTCTTTTTACAAGGGGCGCGGCGCCGATTTTGCCGGCGTGCGCGAATACCTGTGGGGCGACGATGTGCGTTCCATAGACTGGAACGTAACCGCGCGCATGGGAAAGCCCTTTATAAAACTGTTCGAAGAAAACCGCGAACTTATCCTCTTTTTGGTTGTCGATATGTCCGCTTCGATGGACGGCGGTGCCGAAGGCAAAAGCCGCCTCGACACGGCTGCGGAAACGGCTTCGCTTTTAATTCTTTCGTCGCTGTACAACGCGGGCCCCGTCGGCGCCGTTTTTTTTGACGGAGAAATCCTTTTTTCGGCGGCCCCCAAAAACAAAAAAGATCACGCAATGCTTTTGTTTACCAAAGTGAATGCCGTTCCGCCGCGGGAAAAAGAAGGCACCGCTCTGGCTCAAGCGTTGCGCGGCGCGTCAAAACTTTTAAAAAACCGTTCTCTCGTCGCCGTTATTTCGGACTTCCGCTGCGGCGGCTACGAAGAAGAACTTGCCCTGCTGAGCCACAAGCATGAAACGGTCGGCATTCATATAAGCGATCCGTTCGACGAAGAAATCCCTTCGTGCGGCGGACTTCCCGTTTCGGATACGGAAAGCGGCATGCGCACGGTTTTGCCGACGTCTTCCGAACCGTTTAAGCGCGAATGGAAAAATTTCCACCGGCGGCATACCGAACGCCTGCAAAGCGTTTTTTTGCGACGCGGCGCTTCGTATATGAATATTTCCGTAAAAGACGATCCGCTTTATGAGCTTATGCGCTTTTTTTCGTCGAGGGATTGGTAGCCTATGCGTGCGCGTTTTACGCTTTGCCTCCTTTCCTTTTTTTTGTGCGCTGCGGCTCTTTTTTGCGTGCCGGACGGCCGGGTTTCCGTTATGCCCAAAGACGTGTATGTCGGCGATGAGGCGGAAATCCGTTTTGAATTTTCTTTTGCCGAAAAATTATTCGAAGGCGATTCTCCTTCGCTGAATGTGCAGGCCTTTACGGATGTATCCGATATGTCGGATGTATCGCCCGGATCGCGTTCCGAAAACGAAGAACTTAAACGTATCTTTTTTACGGACGATTATACGATTCAAAGCATGCGGCTGAAAGGAAGTCCTCCGTCATACGTGCTGTCGATTGTTTTTATTCCGTGGAAAACGGGCGAAATCGACATGAGCGCCTTTGATTTGTCGTCGGTAC is a window encoding:
- a CDS encoding DUF58 domain-containing protein; the protein is MKSPDGKPQNGKPQNTGALAEKARLLHLRARTLSDSFHSGSSRSFYKGRGADFAGVREYLWGDDVRSIDWNVTARMGKPFIKLFEENRELILFLVVDMSASMDGGAEGKSRLDTAAETASLLILSSLYNAGPVGAVFFDGEILFSAAPKNKKDHAMLLFTKVNAVPPREKEGTALAQALRGASKLLKNRSLVAVISDFRCGGYEEELALLSHKHETVGIHISDPFDEEIPSCGGLPVSDTESGMRTVLPTSSEPFKREWKNFHRRHTERLQSVFLRRGASYMNISVKDDPLYELMRFFSSRDW